The nucleotide sequence CCAGGCGGAGGGAAAGGTGCTGGAACCGCTTGCGGAGCTTTTCAAGGACGAGGTGCGCGAACTCGGCACCGCGCTGGGCATTCCCGAGGACATCCTCCAGCGTCATCCGTTTCCCGGTCCCGGCCTCTCCGTCAGGTGTCCCGGAGTCGTCGACAAGGAACGTCTCGACATCATCCGCGAGTGCGATGCCATCTTCATCGGAAAACTCAAGGAACACGGCTGGTATGACAAGGTTTGGCAAGCCTATGCCGGCCTCATTCCAGTGAAGACCGTGGGGGTGAAAGGCGACGAGCGCAGCTATGAATGGGCGACCAATCTCCGCGCCGTGGTGTCGGAAGACGCGATGACCGCTGACTGGGTCGAACTGCCGCCTGTCATCCTTCGCGAGACGAGCCATAAGATCCTCAACGAGGTCAAGGGCATCAACCGTGTGCTCTACGACATCTCCACCAAGCCGCCCGCCAGCATCGAGTGGGAGTGATGAATGCGGGCGTGGATTCCATGCCGCGCGATGTTCCGGTAAAAACCGTGCGGCATGAGACCACCCTCTGACAACCGCGCGGTTTCTTCCTTGTTCCGGGTATTCGGTGCGGGAGAGCCCCGGGTGGCGGGGGATGTGGAGGAGCGCGCCTCCCGCCAGGGCATGCACCGTCATGAAACGGCGGTGTTCGCCGTTCTTTTCCCACTCACCATTTGGGTCGCCACCAGCGGCCCGCTGGCCGCGATGGCGGGCCCGTTTCTTGGCTGCCTCTTGGCGGTTCCGGTAACGCTGCTGGTGATGCAGTTGTTACCCTTCATTCTGGCTGTTAGGAGTCAACCGGATCAATGGCGCCTCTGGCTCACCGTTTGTCTGCTATGGGCCGTCATGCAATGCGGAGCAGGTGGTTGGGCAGGAATGTTCGCCTATTTCTGGATCGCTCTGGCGGTCTTGGAAATCGCCGCGGATGGTGTGCTGTTTTGGCGGGAATGCATGCGATGGAGCGGGGCACCGGGTATCGCCTGGCGGGTGGGATTGTTCGTCATTCCACATGGAATGGTGATGGTGGCCGCTTTCAAATGGGGATGGCCCTGGTTTTTTGCGGGCGGAGGATTGCTCGCCGCAATGTTCTGCAGCTGGATTCTCAGTCCATATTCGCAAGTGCTCGGACCAGTGATCCGTTCGACGGATGGGGAAAGAATCCTCATCACCATCGACGACGGTCCGGATCCTCACGACACCCCCTTGTTGCTGGATCTGCTGGACCGTCACGACACGAAAGCCATCTTTTTCATGATCGGTGAGAAAGTGCTCGCCCACCCGGACCTGGCGCGCGAGGTCGTCCGGCGAGGACACGAAATCGGCAATCATACCCTCACCCACCCACAGGCGCGTTTCTGGTGCGCGGGGCCATCGCGCACGCGCAGGGAGATAGAGGAGTGCCAGAAGATCATCCGCGGGGTCACAGGAAACGCACCGCGTTATTTCCGGGCACCGGTGGGACACCGGAACCTCTTCACCCATCCTGTCGCCAACGAGCTCGGACTGGCGGTGATGTCCTGGAACCGGCGTGGCTTTGATGCGGTGGAGAAAGATCCCGGGAAAGTGCTTTCCAGGATTTTACCGGATCTGGCAAAAGGCGACATCGTGCTTCTCCACGAGGCCACGCCCATCGCGGTGGAGGTGTTGAACGGCGTGCTTGACCGGATCCCGCATGCGTGTGGCAAAGCTCCGGCGGGATGATGATGGATGAGGGGTGGGTTGAAAAACCTCAGTGGTTTTCACCGCTGGTGGCGACACTTTCCAACGACTTCACCCGCTGTGCCACGGAGAGGCCGAAGCGGTCGGTGCCGACGAACGTCTCCCACGCTGCGGCGTCGTCACCCGTCTTCCGGGAAGAGGCGAGCCACTCCTTTTCCTGCCGCGGGCGGAGGACTTCACTGCGACCCACGATCACCCGGACTATTTCCACCGGGGGAGGTGTTATTTCAAGAGGCAGCAGACGATCCGTGGATTCGCGGGGCAGAACCCAGAACACGCGCAGGCCCGGACTCTCGAAATAACTGCGCCACCAGGTTTCCACCATCGAGCGTGCTTCGGCATCGGTCAGCCCGCACTTCGCAAGGCCGGTGGTCATGGCGCGATAGAGAGGTTCGGAAAAACCGGAGGTATCGTTTTTCAGATCGGATTCCGGAATGGCCAGAATTCCTTTCTCATCCAGGCCTTCGGTTTTTTCGACCCAACGGAGAGTGCCATCCGCGATTTCGAAGGCTACCAGATAGGGAATCCTGCCTCCGGTCAGATTCTCCACACGCAGGGTCTCATCGGGGCCGACCGTGGTCTTCAGGCCGGGATCGAAACGACCGATGCCGCGATAGAAGAGGTAGCCTTCCGTCTCTCCGTCCGCGGTGCGGACGGCGTTTGTCATGGGTTGCCGGGCACGCATCCAATTGACGTTGTCACCGGGTTTGAAGAGGATGGCGTCACGCGTCTGGGCCGGTGTGAGGATGTCGATGTCCCACTCGATGAAACCACGATAGGGTTTGTTGAAGTCAAGCGTCCAGGCGCTGAGAGGAGTGGGTTTCGCAATCGGATTCGCCGACGGAACCGGCCAGGGAAGCATCTCGCCGCCCGAGCGCTGGGGATACCACTGGCTGATGGTGCCACCGTCGAAACCGACCTTCACCTTGGCATGGATGGGAGCCGTTTCATTCGAATGGAAATAGATCACCGGCGTTTCCATTTTCACCGTGACGCCCTTGATCGGACGTCTGCCGAGGCCTTTGAATGAAGGAATACCCTGGGTTCCGTGTTCTTTGAATATGCGCCGGACTTCGTCCATGTTGGGACGTCCGCCGTTTTCCAGACCGATGTGTGAGTAGGCGAAGCCCGGGAGGGTTTCCTCCTCACGTTCGAGGCCCGTCAGAAGCGTGCCGTCGGAGCCGGAAACAGTGGTGAAGGTGCCCCATTCGTGAAGCTGATAAACCGGCCACGCATGGCATGCGGTGGACATGAGGAGGAGGACTGCGGATGTTTTCATAACATCCGGAGAAATGCCCCCGGGAGACGCCGGGTTCAAGAAGCTTCCGGCCGGTTTACGGAGATTTTACAGAAACCATCCGTGTCGCGCCCTGCTGGCGCGGTGTGGGAATTCAAGCGAGCGGATACTCGCCGTCGTCGTCCATGCCGACCCAGTTCAGGCGGCCGAACGCGCGGAAGATGGATGCGGCGGGTTCGCCCTCTTCCTCACCCTCGCCGTGCTCGATGGTGGCGGAACTGCTGAGGCCGCGGTTGGACTCGATGCTGATGACCGTGCTGTAGCTTTCGAGGTAGATCCAGTCGCCCCATGCCTTCGATTCGTGACGGGGTTCGAGATGCTCCTTGCGGAGCGATGCGAGGATCTCGCTGATGGTGCTGGGCGTTTCGTCTTCGGGGAGCTGTATGAGCGTTTCCATGTGGGAGATGTTTTTTGGGGAAAGGGGAGTTGGATCGAACGGAGTCTGACAGATGTTATGCCGCGGGTCTAGGATCGTTTGCGAAAGTGGCTTCACAAAGTTTCGCGTAGCTGCCGCCGAGGCGGATGAGTTCGGCGTGGGTGCCTTGCTCGACGAGCGTGCCATGATGCAGGACGCAGATGCGGTCGGCCTTTTGGACCGTGGAAAGCCGATGGGCAATGACAAAGCAGGTTCTGTCGGAACGAAGATTTTCGAGAGCTTCCTGGACAAGCCGTTCCGTCTTGTTGTCCAGCGCGGAAGTGGCCTCGTCCAACAGGAGCAGCGGGGGATTCTTCAGCAAGGCCCGGGCGATGGAGAGCCGCTGCTTTTCCCCGCCGGAAAATCGGCCGCCGCGTTCCCCCGCCACGGTGGCGAGGCCGTCGGGGCTGGCGCGGACAAAACCGGCGGCGTTCGCTGCTTCGAGGGCCGCCCAGATTTCGTCGTCCGAGGCGTCGTGCTTCGCAAGCAGCAGGTTTTCGCGGAGGGTGGTGTTGAAAAGGAAGCTTTCCTGGGTGACGTAACCGAGCTGGTCGCGCAACCATTCTTTGGAAATGGTGTCCAATGGGACGCCGTCGATGAGGATATGGCCGGAAGTGGGGTCGTAGAACCGCGTGAGAAGGTTCAGCACGGTGGACTTGCCCGCTCCCGTGGCGCCGACCAGCGCGACCGTTTCACCGGGTTGCGCCTCAAGCGTCAGGTCATTGATGGTCGGCGCCTCCTCCGAGTAGGAGAACGAGACGTTTTCAAAGCGGACATGGCCTGTCATCCTCTCCGGGCGGATACCTTCTGTTAGATTGGCTTCATCCGGTGTGTCGAGGATCTTGAAGACACGCTCGGCGGAAACGATACCTTTGGTGAATGTCTGGGAGAGCGTGTTGATGCGGGAGATGGGATCGAACAGGAAGCCCCATGCCACCAGGAAGGAGATGACCGCTCCCTTCGAAAGCTGGTCCGCCAGCACCCAGTGTGCGCCGAAGGCGACCATCAGGATGATGCCGGATTCGGCGATGAAGGATACTCCGGGCCAGACGAGCGCCTGGCCCCGCATGACGGTCATGGTTTTCTCGCCCACCTTGCGGGATGCCTTGTCGAAGGTTTCCAGTGCCTGTGGTTCGACCGTGTAGGCCTTGATCTGGCGGATGCCCGACAGGTTGTCGTGCAGGATGGCGTTGAGCGCGGAGGTGGCCTCGGAGGACTCGCGCCACATCGGCTCGGAGCGGCGGCTCCACCAGGTGGTCAACACCGCGATGAAGGGCAGGGGAATGAGCGTGACCAGTGTGAGCTGCCACGAGAGCCAGCACATGTAGCCGACGACGATGAGGAACTGGAGGATCGCGGCGATGGCCTGGTCCACCCCTTCGATCATGATCCGGTTGGCCGTGGGAACGTCGTTGGCGACCCGCGACATGATTTCTCCGGAACTGTTGGAATCGAACCATTTCACGGGAAGCCGTTGCAGCTTGTCGTAAAGTTCGACGCGGATGAGGTGGGTGAGCTTGAGCTCCAGAGAATTGTTATAATAGGTGCGCAAAGTGAAGAGCAACTGGCGGAGCAGGATGGCACCGATTCCGACCGAGGCGGTCGGGATGATGAGATCCGGTCTTTTTTGTCCGATGATCACATCCACGAACCTCATCGTGACTCCGGGAAGGACCAGCACCAGAACGGTGCAGGTGACCGCCATCGCGAGCGAAAGACCGCTTTGAAGAGGGAAACGGAAGGTGAGCCGGAGAATCCTCTTGAGAATGGCCATAGCAACAAAAAGAACCTCGGCACGCGTGTCCCGCAAGCGGGAACTCGGATGATTGCGGTGAAAATCATTTCGCGCCGCGCCCGCGTTCCGCTAGGGTCCCGGCATGCGGATTGATATCGTGACGTTGTTTCCCGAGGTGGCGCTGGCCCCCTTGAGTGATTCCATCATCC is from Luteolibacter yonseiensis and encodes:
- a CDS encoding polysaccharide deacetylase family protein produces the protein MRPPSDNRAVSSLFRVFGAGEPRVAGDVEERASRQGMHRHETAVFAVLFPLTIWVATSGPLAAMAGPFLGCLLAVPVTLLVMQLLPFILAVRSQPDQWRLWLTVCLLWAVMQCGAGGWAGMFAYFWIALAVLEIAADGVLFWRECMRWSGAPGIAWRVGLFVIPHGMVMVAAFKWGWPWFFAGGGLLAAMFCSWILSPYSQVLGPVIRSTDGERILITIDDGPDPHDTPLLLDLLDRHDTKAIFFMIGEKVLAHPDLAREVVRRGHEIGNHTLTHPQARFWCAGPSRTRREIEECQKIIRGVTGNAPRYFRAPVGHRNLFTHPVANELGLAVMSWNRRGFDAVEKDPGKVLSRILPDLAKGDIVLLHEATPIAVEVLNGVLDRIPHACGKAPAG
- a CDS encoding ABC transporter ATP-binding protein, whose translation is MAILKRILRLTFRFPLQSGLSLAMAVTCTVLVLVLPGVTMRFVDVIIGQKRPDLIIPTASVGIGAILLRQLLFTLRTYYNNSLELKLTHLIRVELYDKLQRLPVKWFDSNSSGEIMSRVANDVPTANRIMIEGVDQAIAAILQFLIVVGYMCWLSWQLTLVTLIPLPFIAVLTTWWSRRSEPMWRESSEATSALNAILHDNLSGIRQIKAYTVEPQALETFDKASRKVGEKTMTVMRGQALVWPGVSFIAESGIILMVAFGAHWVLADQLSKGAVISFLVAWGFLFDPISRINTLSQTFTKGIVSAERVFKILDTPDEANLTEGIRPERMTGHVRFENVSFSYSEEAPTINDLTLEAQPGETVALVGATGAGKSTVLNLLTRFYDPTSGHILIDGVPLDTISKEWLRDQLGYVTQESFLFNTTLRENLLLAKHDASDDEIWAALEAANAAGFVRASPDGLATVAGERGGRFSGGEKQRLSIARALLKNPPLLLLDEATSALDNKTERLVQEALENLRSDRTCFVIAHRLSTVQKADRICVLHHGTLVEQGTHAELIRLGGSYAKLCEATFANDPRPAA